Below is a genomic region from Daphnia pulicaria isolate SC F1-1A chromosome 10, SC_F0-13Bv2, whole genome shotgun sequence.
TTTACCAATGATTGGAAACTAGCAATATGATGAAGAAGGCAGTAGCTGGTGACAGATAGTGCacagcagttgttgccgtgtcggagatactCACCCAACTGATTTCTATCGCCTTTTATCTGTTCTttcatacaatttttttctcaccctcacctcttaagccttgcggtaTTGTAGcctacctgcttgataatgaggTAACACGTGTCGTTCTCGCCCAACCGCTCCGCTGTCGCATGAcaagttttacgtaatgatctccgtaaCCTTCTAGTGTGAAGGGCATGCTGACTGTAGCTACTTTCCTTTTGCAGGTTGACGGtactggggatgggtctacaacaaaccaatatcaaaatgaactaCCAATTGAATACCAAAacacgtcccgttctcacccaacctctgcACCACCGCATTgccagttttacgtaatgttcCTCgtgactagcaagtgagctttgttctgcgTATAGTTCTAAATATTGAAAGCTAGATTTTTAGCAAATAAAAgtgcaaacagaaaaaaacataattgtaaaagttcaacattttctatttgaaacaatcattttCTGGTTAAAAAGTAATCAATCACTTCTTCTGGTTAATCAGACACTGTTAATTGttgatatttcaataaaaggaCAGGCATATGAAGAATTTAATATTCGGGTGTATCTAAataggaaaatttaaaaaaataatgaagtttGTTCTTCAGAGAGatgtttcaaataaaatactcTTAGTCAGGGGTGGAGACGGTCGAGACGGAGAAGAATAAGGATAACTGTCAGTTTCTTGTCCGTTTCCATCCAAGAATTCAAGGAGAGACTCGGAGATTGCTTGATTGGAGCTCGAGAGAGACGGATCAGTTGTTGATATTTCTTCCTGCACTTCCTGTTCTTGCCCAGATTCGTCAAAGACCTGTATTTCTCGATTCATTAGATACTTCTTAAATGGAGATGTCAAGGGTCCTGTGCTTTCCTGGATAAGGGCACATCCTGATAGGATAGACGATTCCGAATCAACTGTCAGACTAATGTCAGAATCCTCCTCTACATCCGAATTCTCTTTatcagatgatgatgatgacgatgacgaacaTGATGGTTCTTCGGCCGCTTTATTGGTTTCATGGACGGATGGCGGTGGGTGAATTAGGTTATTCATGTTGGCTAATTGAAGGGAATCCGAATTGGGTACTAGATCGTCGGCGGGCTCATCAATTGGAGAGAAGGTGAAGACCGGCTTTCGGCAACGCGGAGTCATGATGGAATCCCTAACGTAAAAAGGGAAACGCTGAGCCGATTGCGTCAATGGAGAAATAACCTGGTCTTGATGAATATTGCTCTCTTTGGTCAAATCTGAATGTAAAGCTGACAACGGGTTTGAAGCGACGTTCCTAGGGGGTTTGGTAAAGGCCGGATGTCGAATGTAATCCGATGATGTGGGAGTTGATTCAAGCAAGCTCCGGCGACTGCTGACGTGATGAAGTCGACCAGACTTTATGCTAGGTGATTTACACTCATCActctaaacaaacaaaaataattacaataAGGTTTAGTCCAATAGGCTTTATGTACAGTTCGATCCCATCAACATTACCGAAACTAAAGAATCCGGAAGAGGTGGCGAAGTTTCTCCGGAGTAACAAAGCGCATGAGCACGGCTGGAGGATTTTGAGCGCCTTCTTTTCGGAGTCACCCCAGTTCCGTTGAAGAGGTGTTTCtatgaaaagggaaaagagagagagagagagagagagagagagagagagagagagagaaaaaagaattgatttaTTGTCGTATCTCGTATGCTAATAGTAAATTAGCGAAAATGCGGTTCcatattttaagttttttttatctctcccTCTTTCTTGTTAAGAGCCCGGACCCGCCCGCACTTTCCACATAGAGATAAGAAAGCTTGGAGCATCTACAACCGATAATCAACTCTAACGAAACAATTTTATGATGTAACTTACTCGTATAGACTGTGACAAATTCTTGCAATTCTTGGCACAGGCGTCACTGATGCTGGAATTCAATATCACCTTAGGTGTACCACAACCGTTTTCTTTGTTGAACTTATGGACCCACTTTTTCTTGACCTCAGATTCTGGTTGCGATTGAACATATGCGTACAATTCAGCTAAGGCTGCTTCGGTTGGATCGAGTCCTACCTCTGCAACAACTTTGGCAGTCATTTCCCTAAAGAATAATGTACGATTCGAGATATTTTATGAAATTAACGaggaagaaatttaaaaaaaataaaacctgtcTACGAAGGTAATGGTGGTTTTGACGGGTGGAGTGGATGATGTACTTGAAGAATCTTCTTCGTTGTCACGTTTAAAATGGAGACGAACGTCAGA
It encodes:
- the LOC124314029 gene encoding rho GTPase-activating protein 19-like isoform X2, with the protein product MFEFHPSWRKMDSDEAVVKKLRNDFPDQFTSLVKMHLSFCLDQSTDEVDCLTPSKTSDKKSVTSNKKTRIPKQTCNSEGIKYASQINQLIDYLSKPSSLVQEGLFRRNGKVKQQQELMNLVKEKQVSEITALLESNEYSVHEVATVLKNLLAEMPEPLLIESYYPLHCCLAKLNHQERQIKGCQLLVLLLPNENAEILRRLLNMLHEVSLHKETNKMNAMNLGIVLAPHILCPRKMSAEDLTTNASSLAHIVSFMIETTKVLFDLPPEFVSDVRLHFKRDNEEDSSSTSSTPPVKTTITFVDREMTAKVVAEVGLDPTEAALAELYAYVQSQPESEVKKKWVHKFNKENGCGTPKVILNSSISDACAKNCKNLSQSIRKHLFNGTGVTPKRRRSKSSSRAHALCYSGETSPPLPDSLVSSDECKSPSIKSGRLHHVSSRRSLLESTPTSSDYIRHPAFTKPPRNVASNPLSALHSDLTKESNIHQDQVISPLTQSAQRFPFYVRDSIMTPRCRKPVFTFSPIDEPADDLVPNSDSLQLANMNNLIHPPPSVHETNKAAEEPSCSSSSSSSSDKENSDVEEDSDISLTVDSESSILSGCALIQESTGPLTSPFKKYLMNREIQVFDESGQEQEVQEEISTTDPSLSSSNQAISESLLEFLDGNGQETDSYPYSSPSRPSPPLTKNTPEY
- the LOC124314029 gene encoding uncharacterized protein LOC124314029 isoform X1, which produces MFEFHPSWRKMDSDEAVVKKLRNDFPDQFTSLVKMHLSFCLDQSTDEVDCLTPSKTSDKKSVTSNKKTRIPKQTCNSEGIKYASQINQLIDYLSKPSSLVQEGLFRRNGKVKQQQELMNLVKEKQVSEITALLESNEYSVHEVATVLKNLLAEMPEPLLIESYYPLHCCLAKLNHQERQIKGCQLLVLLLPNENAEILRRLLNMLHEVSLHKETNKMNAMNLGIVLAPHILCPRKMSAEDLTTNASSLAHIVSFMIETTKVLFDLPPEFVSDVRLHFKRDNEEDSSSTSSTPPVKTTITFVDREMTAKVVAEVGLDPTEAALAELYAYVQSQPESEVKKKWVHKFNKENGCGTPKVILNSSISDACAKNCKNLSQSIRKHLFNGTGVTPKRRRSKSSSRAHALCYSGETSPPLPDSLVSSDECKSPSIKSGRLHHVSSRRSLLESTPTSSDYIRHPAFTKPPRNVASNPLSALHSDLTKESNIHQDQVISPLTQSAQRFPFYVRDSIMTPRCRKPVFTFSPIDEPADDLVPNSDSLQLANMNNLIHPPPSVHETNKAAEEPSCSSSSSSSSDKENSDVEEDSDISLTVDSESSILSGCALIQESTGPLTSPFKKYLMNREIQVFDESGQEQEVQEEISTTDPSLSSSNQAISESLLEFLDGNGQETDSYPYSSPSRPSPPLTKSILFETSL